The following proteins are encoded in a genomic region of Xenopus laevis strain J_2021 chromosome 3L, Xenopus_laevis_v10.1, whole genome shotgun sequence:
- the lsm1.L gene encoding LSM1 homolog, mRNA degradation associated L homeolog, translated as MNYMPGTASLIEDIDKKHLVLLRDGRTLIGYLRSIDQFANLVLHQTVERIHVGKKYGDIPRGIFVVRGENVVLLGEIDLEKESDTPLHQVSIEEILEDQRIEQQSKNEAEKLKVQALKERGLSIPRADTLDEY; from the exons ATGAATTATATGCCCGGGACCGCCAGCCTCATAGAGGATATAGACA AAAAACACTTGGTCTTACTGAGAGATGGGAGGACCCTTATAGGATATCTAAGGAGCATTGACCAATTTG CAAATCTTGTGTTGCATCAGACCGTGGAGAGAATCCATGTCGGCAAGAAATATGGTGACATACCACGAGGAATTTTTGTTGTGCGGGGGGAGAACGTGGTCCTGCTGGGCGAGATT GACCTGGAGAAAGAAAGCGACACCCCTCTCCATCAGGTCTCCATAGAGGAAATCCTAGAGGATCAGCGCATCGAGCAGCAGAGCAAGAATGAAGCGGAGAAGCTGAAGGTGCAGGCTTTAAAAGAGCGGGGCCTGTCCATCCCCAGAGCAGACACTCTGGATGAATACTGA
- the bag4.L gene encoding BAG family molecular chaperone regulator 4 isoform X1, protein MSAHRHVEGGGGYYGGAGADVLARQRGEGEAAWRTGYFPQEAERSWAGGGTGGGAPGAQNSTYSSYSPNNWSCSGHPQHPYPANYPAGDQVQRMESYTNGSYGSPYAPNSMNPTYACVPQPNQYYPPPPQAPYSVDPYKQSVGNPQAQPQWGYPPQHGYQGVSQNPQGYSPYAPHQQETVPPYQYQEAASGLHQAAMPQHSPQGEGWVYGVPNPYHWPTAPPVHHNPANTHYVSGGRAGWPGADIPNASYDLKDPSQAPNYNRQRPPYQSYHPETPQTVAPSEPKPNPPTPYYSGSPQMYNRKEPPSQEPASRAKEVDPDPMHNHPAIAKINQVLEKVVDLEREVDEFVGRKTDMSYRYLEELLTKQLLELDSVETGGQENIRQARKEAVNKLQSILERLERKGF, encoded by the exons ATGTCCGCGCACAGGCATGTGGAGGGAGGTGGGGGATACTATGGAGGTGCAGGTGCCGATGTGCTGGCCAGGCAGCGGGGGGAAGGTGAGGCAGCCTGGAGGACTGGATATTTCCCACAGGAGGCGGAGAGAAGCTGGGCCGGAGGAGGGACAGGGGGTGGAGCCCCGGGAGCTCAG AACTCAACATATTCCAGCTACAGTCCAAACAACTGGTCCTGTTCTGGCCATCCACAGCATCCATATCCCGCTAACTACCCTGCTGGAGATCAG gTGCAGAGGATGGAATCTTATACAAATGGCTCCTATGGATCTCCTTATGCCCCAAACTCTATGAATCCCACTTATGCTTGTGTCCCTCAGCCAAATCAGTACTACCCACCTCCTCCACAAGCCCCTTATTCAGTCGATCCCTACAAGCAATCCGTGGGGAACCCTCAAGCACAACCTCAGTGGGGTTACCCTCCTCAGCACGGCTATCAAGGTGTCTCCCAGAATCCGCAGGGATACTCACCATATGCCCCTCATCAG CAGGAGACGGTGCCTCCCTACCAGTACCAAGAAGCAGCCTCTGGCCTCCACCAAGCAGCAATGCCTCAGCACAGCCCCCAAGGTGAAGGCTGGGTTTATGGTGTCCCTAACCCTTACCACTGGCCCACTGCTCCTCCAGTTCACCACAATCCAGCTAACACTCATTATGTCTCCGGGGGCAGAGCAGGATGGCCTGGAGCAGACATACCAAATGCTTCGTATGATCTAAAG gatCCATCGCAGGCCCCTAATTACAACAGACAAAGACCTCCTTATCAGTCCTACCACCCTGAGACACCCCAAACCGTTGCACCGTCTGAACCCAAGCCCAATCCCCCAACTCCATATTACAGCGGCTCCCCCCAAATGTACAACAGGAAGGAACCTCCAAGCCAAGAACCTGCCAGCAGAGCCAAAGAAGTTGATCCTGATCCCATGCACAATCACCCGGCCATTGCTAAAATTAACCAGGTTTTAGAGAAGGTGGTGGATCTGGAGAGAGAGGTGGATGAATTTGTGGGGCGGAAAACCGACATGAGTTACCGCTATTTGGAAGAGCTGCTGACCAAGCAGTTATTGGAATTAGATTCTGTAGAGACTGGAGGGCAGGAAAACATCCGTCAGGCCAGGAAAGAAGCTGTGAACAAACTGCAGTCCATCCTAGAAAGACTGGAGAGAAAGGGGTTTTAA
- the bag4.L gene encoding BAG family molecular chaperone regulator 4 isoform X2, with translation MSAHRHVEGGGGYYGGAGADVLARQRGEGEAAWRTGYFPQEAERSWAGGGTGGGAPGAQNSTYSSYSPNNWSCSGHPQHPYPANYPAGDQVQRMESYTNGSYGSPYAPNSMNPTYACVPQPNQYYPPPPQAPYSVDPYKQSVGNPQAQPQWGYPPQHGYQGVSQNPQGYSPYAPHQETVPPYQYQEAASGLHQAAMPQHSPQGEGWVYGVPNPYHWPTAPPVHHNPANTHYVSGGRAGWPGADIPNASYDLKDPSQAPNYNRQRPPYQSYHPETPQTVAPSEPKPNPPTPYYSGSPQMYNRKEPPSQEPASRAKEVDPDPMHNHPAIAKINQVLEKVVDLEREVDEFVGRKTDMSYRYLEELLTKQLLELDSVETGGQENIRQARKEAVNKLQSILERLERKGF, from the exons ATGTCCGCGCACAGGCATGTGGAGGGAGGTGGGGGATACTATGGAGGTGCAGGTGCCGATGTGCTGGCCAGGCAGCGGGGGGAAGGTGAGGCAGCCTGGAGGACTGGATATTTCCCACAGGAGGCGGAGAGAAGCTGGGCCGGAGGAGGGACAGGGGGTGGAGCCCCGGGAGCTCAG AACTCAACATATTCCAGCTACAGTCCAAACAACTGGTCCTGTTCTGGCCATCCACAGCATCCATATCCCGCTAACTACCCTGCTGGAGATCAG gTGCAGAGGATGGAATCTTATACAAATGGCTCCTATGGATCTCCTTATGCCCCAAACTCTATGAATCCCACTTATGCTTGTGTCCCTCAGCCAAATCAGTACTACCCACCTCCTCCACAAGCCCCTTATTCAGTCGATCCCTACAAGCAATCCGTGGGGAACCCTCAAGCACAACCTCAGTGGGGTTACCCTCCTCAGCACGGCTATCAAGGTGTCTCCCAGAATCCGCAGGGATACTCACCATATGCCCCTCATCAG GAGACGGTGCCTCCCTACCAGTACCAAGAAGCAGCCTCTGGCCTCCACCAAGCAGCAATGCCTCAGCACAGCCCCCAAGGTGAAGGCTGGGTTTATGGTGTCCCTAACCCTTACCACTGGCCCACTGCTCCTCCAGTTCACCACAATCCAGCTAACACTCATTATGTCTCCGGGGGCAGAGCAGGATGGCCTGGAGCAGACATACCAAATGCTTCGTATGATCTAAAG gatCCATCGCAGGCCCCTAATTACAACAGACAAAGACCTCCTTATCAGTCCTACCACCCTGAGACACCCCAAACCGTTGCACCGTCTGAACCCAAGCCCAATCCCCCAACTCCATATTACAGCGGCTCCCCCCAAATGTACAACAGGAAGGAACCTCCAAGCCAAGAACCTGCCAGCAGAGCCAAAGAAGTTGATCCTGATCCCATGCACAATCACCCGGCCATTGCTAAAATTAACCAGGTTTTAGAGAAGGTGGTGGATCTGGAGAGAGAGGTGGATGAATTTGTGGGGCGGAAAACCGACATGAGTTACCGCTATTTGGAAGAGCTGCTGACCAAGCAGTTATTGGAATTAGATTCTGTAGAGACTGGAGGGCAGGAAAACATCCGTCAGGCCAGGAAAGAAGCTGTGAACAAACTGCAGTCCATCCTAGAAAGACTGGAGAGAAAGGGGTTTTAA
- the bag4.L gene encoding BAG family molecular chaperone regulator 4 isoform X3 encodes MSAHRHVEGGGGYYGGAGADVLARQRGEGEAAWRTGYFPQEAERSWAGGGTGGGAPGAQVQRMESYTNGSYGSPYAPNSMNPTYACVPQPNQYYPPPPQAPYSVDPYKQSVGNPQAQPQWGYPPQHGYQGVSQNPQGYSPYAPHQQETVPPYQYQEAASGLHQAAMPQHSPQGEGWVYGVPNPYHWPTAPPVHHNPANTHYVSGGRAGWPGADIPNASYDLKDPSQAPNYNRQRPPYQSYHPETPQTVAPSEPKPNPPTPYYSGSPQMYNRKEPPSQEPASRAKEVDPDPMHNHPAIAKINQVLEKVVDLEREVDEFVGRKTDMSYRYLEELLTKQLLELDSVETGGQENIRQARKEAVNKLQSILERLERKGF; translated from the exons ATGTCCGCGCACAGGCATGTGGAGGGAGGTGGGGGATACTATGGAGGTGCAGGTGCCGATGTGCTGGCCAGGCAGCGGGGGGAAGGTGAGGCAGCCTGGAGGACTGGATATTTCCCACAGGAGGCGGAGAGAAGCTGGGCCGGAGGAGGGACAGGGGGTGGAGCCCCGGGAGCTCAG gTGCAGAGGATGGAATCTTATACAAATGGCTCCTATGGATCTCCTTATGCCCCAAACTCTATGAATCCCACTTATGCTTGTGTCCCTCAGCCAAATCAGTACTACCCACCTCCTCCACAAGCCCCTTATTCAGTCGATCCCTACAAGCAATCCGTGGGGAACCCTCAAGCACAACCTCAGTGGGGTTACCCTCCTCAGCACGGCTATCAAGGTGTCTCCCAGAATCCGCAGGGATACTCACCATATGCCCCTCATCAG CAGGAGACGGTGCCTCCCTACCAGTACCAAGAAGCAGCCTCTGGCCTCCACCAAGCAGCAATGCCTCAGCACAGCCCCCAAGGTGAAGGCTGGGTTTATGGTGTCCCTAACCCTTACCACTGGCCCACTGCTCCTCCAGTTCACCACAATCCAGCTAACACTCATTATGTCTCCGGGGGCAGAGCAGGATGGCCTGGAGCAGACATACCAAATGCTTCGTATGATCTAAAG gatCCATCGCAGGCCCCTAATTACAACAGACAAAGACCTCCTTATCAGTCCTACCACCCTGAGACACCCCAAACCGTTGCACCGTCTGAACCCAAGCCCAATCCCCCAACTCCATATTACAGCGGCTCCCCCCAAATGTACAACAGGAAGGAACCTCCAAGCCAAGAACCTGCCAGCAGAGCCAAAGAAGTTGATCCTGATCCCATGCACAATCACCCGGCCATTGCTAAAATTAACCAGGTTTTAGAGAAGGTGGTGGATCTGGAGAGAGAGGTGGATGAATTTGTGGGGCGGAAAACCGACATGAGTTACCGCTATTTGGAAGAGCTGCTGACCAAGCAGTTATTGGAATTAGATTCTGTAGAGACTGGAGGGCAGGAAAACATCCGTCAGGCCAGGAAAGAAGCTGTGAACAAACTGCAGTCCATCCTAGAAAGACTGGAGAGAAAGGGGTTTTAA